The Flavobacterium johnsoniae UW101 genomic interval TGCTGAAGGTAAAAAAGCTTTCTGGCATTCGACTTCGCACGTAATGGCTCAAGCACTTGAGGAATTATATCCTGGAATTAAATTAACTCTAGGACCTGCAATTGCAAATGGTTTCTATTATGATGTTGATTTTGAAGACCAAAAAATCTCTGAGGCTGATTTCAAAAAAATCGAAGACCGTATTCTTGAAATTGCAAGAGGAAAGTTTGATTTTAAAATGCGTCCGGTAACTAAAGCAGAAGCTTTGGAAATGTATAAAGACAACGTTTACAAGACTGAATTGATTTCAAATCTTGAAGATGGAACTATTACATTCTGCGATCACGCTACTTTTACTGATTTATGCCGCGGTGGTCATATTCCAAATACTGGAATCATTAAGGCTGTAAAAATCATGAGTGTTGCTGGTGCTTACTGGAGAGGTGATGAGAAAAACAAGCAATTGACTCGTGTTTATGGAACTTCTTTCCCTAAACAGAAAGATCTTACTGAATATCTTGAACTTCTTGAAGAAGCAAAACGTCGCGATCACCGTAAATTAGGAAAAGAACTAGAGTTATTCGCTTTCTCTCAAAAAGTTGGTCAAGGTTTACCTTTGTGGTTACCAAAAGGAGCTGCTTTAAGAGATCGTTTAGAGCAATTTTTAAAAAGAGCTCAAAAGAAAGCTGGATATGAGCAAGTAGTAAGTCCACATATTGGGCAGAAAGAATTATATGTTACTTCTGGTCACTATGCGAAATACGGAGCTGATAGTTTCCAACCGATTCATACGCCAGCTGAAGGTGAAGAGTTTTTATTAAAACCAATGAACTGTCCTCACCACTGTGAGATTTACAATGTAAGACCTTGGTCATATAAAGATTTACCGAAGCGTTATGCTGAATTTGGAACTGTTTACAGATATGAGCAGTCTGGTGAATTACATGGTTTAACTCGTGTTCGAGGATTTACTCAGGATGATGCGCATATTTTCTGTACTCCAGAACAATTGGATGAAGAGTTCAAAAAAGTAATTGACCTTGTATTGTATGTATTTGGTTCGTTAGGCTTTGAAAACTTTACTGCTCAAATTTCATTAAGAGATCAAGAAGATAGAGAAAAGTACATTGGTACTGATGAAAACTGGGAGAAAGCTGAAAATGCTATCATTAATGCAGCAAAAGACAAAGGTCTTAATACTGTTGTAGAATATGGTGAAGCTGCATTTTATGGTCCGAAACTTGATTTCATGGTAAAAGATGCTTTAGGAAGACAATGGCAGTTAGGAACAATTCAGGTGGATTACAATTTACCTGAGCGTTTTGAATTGACATATAAAGGTGCTGATAATGAACTACATCGTCCTGTGATGATTCATAGAGCTCCTTTTGGATCTATGGAACGATTTATAGCAATTTTACTAGAGCATACAGCAGGAAATTTCCCACTTTGGCTAATGCCTGAGCAAGCTATTATCTTGTCTTTGAGCGAGAAATACGAAAATTATGCTAAAAAAGTTTTAGATTTGCTAGAAAATCACGAAATTCGCGCCCTAATTGACAACCGAAATGAAACTATCGGTAAGAAAATTAGAGATGCAGAAATGCAGAAAATTCCATTTATGCTTATCGTTGGTGAGGAAGAAGAGAAAAACGGAACAATTTCAATTCGTCGTCACGGACAAGAAGGAAAAGGAAACATCACAGTTTCTATCGAAGAGTTTGCTTCGATTGTAGACGAAGAAATAAAAAAGACATTAAAAGTATTTACAGTTTAACTTAAATTAGAAAGTCATAGCAATAAAAAGTAACAGAGGTTTTCAACCTCGAGTAGAAAAAAAAGATGCGCACAGAATAAACAATCTTATTCGTGTTCCTGAAGTACGTCTTGTAGGTGAAAACATTGAACCTGGGGTTTTTAAAATCGCTGATGCGTTACGTTTAGCTGACCAATTTGAATTGGATTTAGTTGAAATTTCGCCAAACGCTGAACCGCCGGTTTGTAAAATCATGGATTACAAGAAATTTGTTTATGAACAAAAGAAGCGTGATAAAGCATTAAAAGCTAAATCATCTCAAGTTGTAGTAAAAGAAATTCGTTTTGGTCCTCAAACAGATGAACATGATTATGAATTTAAAAGAAAAAATGCTGAGAAGTTCCTAAAAGAAGGAGCTAAATTAAAAGCATTCGTTTTCTTTAAAGGTCGTTCTATCATCTATAAAGATCAAGGACAAATTTTATTATTACGTCTTGCTACTGATTTAGAAGAATATGGTAAAGTTGAAGCTATGCCGGTTCTAGAAGGAAAGAGAATGATTATGTTCATTGCTCCGAAGAAGAAAAAGTAAAACAGTTTGCAGTCACAGTTTTCAGTTTTCGCACTGTAAACTGAAAACCGAGACTGACAACTAAAAAAATAAGTAAGTAAGAATAAATTAAAACACTAGGAAAAATGCCTAAAATGAAAACTAAATCTAGCGCTAAGAAACGTTTTAAAGTTACTGGCTCTGGAAAGATTAAAAGAAAGCATGCTTTTAAAAGTCACATCTTGACTAAAAAATCTAAAAAACGTAAATTAGCTTTGACACACTCAGCGCTAGTTCACAAAACTGATGAGAAAAGCATCAAACAACAATTAAGAATTATCTAATTATAAGTCAAAAGTTAGAAAGTCATAAAGTTTAAAAGTCAGTATCTGACTTTAGACATTTGACTTTAAGACATTAGGCTAAAGATTTTCTTTAGGTTAAAAAATTATTTATATAACCTTGGAGTATGGCTTTCAAGTTCCTTTGATTCAATTCAGGACGCCTGCTACAAAAACACATTAAAATTATGCCAAGATCGGTAAATTCAGTTGCTAAAAGAGCAAGAAGAAAAAAAATAATGAAGCAAGCCAAAGGTTTCTTTGGAAGACGTAAAAACGTTTGGACAGTTGCTAAGAACGCGGTAGAGAAAGCAATGAGCT includes:
- the thrS gene encoding threonine--tRNA ligase produces the protein MIKITLPDGSIREFAQGVTPMEVAKNISEGFARNVISASFNGTTIETETPLTTDGNLILYTWNDAEGKKAFWHSTSHVMAQALEELYPGIKLTLGPAIANGFYYDVDFEDQKISEADFKKIEDRILEIARGKFDFKMRPVTKAEALEMYKDNVYKTELISNLEDGTITFCDHATFTDLCRGGHIPNTGIIKAVKIMSVAGAYWRGDEKNKQLTRVYGTSFPKQKDLTEYLELLEEAKRRDHRKLGKELELFAFSQKVGQGLPLWLPKGAALRDRLEQFLKRAQKKAGYEQVVSPHIGQKELYVTSGHYAKYGADSFQPIHTPAEGEEFLLKPMNCPHHCEIYNVRPWSYKDLPKRYAEFGTVYRYEQSGELHGLTRVRGFTQDDAHIFCTPEQLDEEFKKVIDLVLYVFGSLGFENFTAQISLRDQEDREKYIGTDENWEKAENAIINAAKDKGLNTVVEYGEAAFYGPKLDFMVKDALGRQWQLGTIQVDYNLPERFELTYKGADNELHRPVMIHRAPFGSMERFIAILLEHTAGNFPLWLMPEQAIILSLSEKYENYAKKVLDLLENHEIRALIDNRNETIGKKIRDAEMQKIPFMLIVGEEEEKNGTISIRRHGQEGKGNITVSIEEFASIVDEEIKKTLKVFTV
- the infC gene encoding translation initiation factor IF-3 produces the protein MNNLIRVPEVRLVGENIEPGVFKIADALRLADQFELDLVEISPNAEPPVCKIMDYKKFVYEQKKRDKALKAKSSQVVVKEIRFGPQTDEHDYEFKRKNAEKFLKEGAKLKAFVFFKGRSIIYKDQGQILLLRLATDLEEYGKVEAMPVLEGKRMIMFIAPKKKK
- the rpmI gene encoding 50S ribosomal protein L35; this translates as MPKMKTKSSAKKRFKVTGSGKIKRKHAFKSHILTKKSKKRKLALTHSALVHKTDEKSIKQQLRII